The Streptomyces aurantiacus genome includes a region encoding these proteins:
- a CDS encoding SpoIIE family protein phosphatase, with protein MVTLPRDGKRAATAGDAMAVVDVHGTVTGWSDGARLLTGYAAAEVTGRPAAELVDGEPRPAWLALRRSGSAVVPVRRWDGRRAELALRMCPLQGAKGEPRGYVITAAPDERGRDLGEQAFRQASMSMSVFDTEQRYLRMNDTACRVMGAQEAEFLHRFFPDTVEDAEHSRGFLRHLRKVVETGGPVHYESWTRAPSGLRMHAWNIEMWPVNDPSGELVAVALAAFDSSEQHWARQRLAILNDAAARIGTKLDVIHTARELAELAVPRMADFVSVDLLDSVLQGEEPAVGPVGDEVELRRVAHHSHSAGAPEASIDLGAADVYPAFSPTARALATGGAVVTRTGEKDVDEWLALDTARTVNLREVAANEFSLMAVPLVARGTTLGVAVFVRLLTAQSPDPFDSDDVTLAQELTSRAAVCVDNARRYTRERTTALALQRSLLPQAMAGQAAVEFASRYLPALSQAGVGGDWFDVIPLSGTRVALVVGDVVGHGIHASVTMGRLRTAVWTLADVDLPPDELLTHLDDLVGHLAADESSMDGEIGATCLYAVYDPVSRHCTIASAGHPPPVLLLPDGTVEVVEVAAGPMLGVGGLPFEATELDLPEGAVLALYTDGLVEARDLDVDAGTAALCTSLAAPARNLEDACDNVLKALLPERPADDVALLLARTRALDAGQVAVWDLEADPAVVATARQYATEQLTRWGLDEAAFVTELVVSELVTNAIRYGGAPIQLRLIRDRALICEVSDASSTSPHLRRARTFDEGGRGLLLVAQLTDRWGTRPSGAGKTIWAEQALPVQ; from the coding sequence ATGGTGACATTGCCGCGCGACGGAAAGCGGGCGGCCACGGCCGGTGACGCCATGGCGGTGGTCGACGTGCACGGCACGGTCACGGGCTGGAGCGACGGGGCGCGGCTGCTGACGGGCTACGCCGCCGCGGAGGTCACCGGACGGCCGGCGGCCGAGCTGGTGGACGGCGAGCCCCGGCCGGCCTGGCTGGCCCTGCGCAGGAGCGGCAGCGCCGTCGTGCCCGTACGGCGCTGGGACGGGCGACGGGCCGAGCTGGCCCTGCGCATGTGCCCGCTGCAGGGCGCCAAGGGAGAGCCGCGGGGGTACGTGATCACCGCGGCGCCCGACGAGCGGGGCCGCGACCTGGGGGAACAGGCTTTCCGGCAGGCGTCGATGTCCATGTCGGTCTTCGACACCGAGCAGCGCTATCTGCGGATGAACGACACGGCGTGCCGGGTCATGGGCGCCCAGGAGGCGGAGTTCCTGCACCGGTTCTTCCCCGACACGGTGGAGGACGCCGAACACAGCCGTGGCTTCCTGCGGCATCTGCGCAAGGTCGTCGAGACGGGCGGGCCGGTCCACTACGAGAGCTGGACCCGCGCGCCCTCGGGGCTGCGCATGCACGCGTGGAACATCGAGATGTGGCCGGTCAACGACCCCTCCGGCGAACTCGTCGCCGTCGCGCTGGCCGCGTTCGACAGCAGTGAGCAGCACTGGGCACGGCAGCGGCTCGCCATCCTGAACGACGCCGCCGCCCGCATCGGTACGAAACTCGACGTCATCCACACCGCACGGGAGCTGGCCGAGCTGGCGGTCCCCAGGATGGCCGACTTCGTCAGCGTCGACCTCCTGGACTCGGTGCTGCAGGGCGAGGAACCCGCGGTCGGCCCCGTGGGCGACGAGGTGGAGCTGCGCCGCGTCGCCCACCACTCCCACAGCGCGGGGGCCCCGGAGGCCTCGATCGACCTGGGCGCGGCGGACGTCTACCCGGCGTTCTCCCCGACGGCCCGCGCGCTCGCCACCGGCGGTGCCGTGGTCACCCGGACCGGCGAGAAGGACGTCGACGAGTGGCTCGCGCTCGACACCGCCCGGACCGTGAACCTGCGGGAGGTGGCCGCCAACGAGTTCTCCCTGATGGCCGTCCCGTTGGTGGCACGCGGTACGACGCTGGGGGTGGCGGTCTTCGTACGGCTGCTCACCGCCCAGAGCCCCGATCCCTTCGACAGCGACGACGTGACACTCGCGCAGGAGCTGACCAGCCGCGCGGCCGTCTGCGTGGACAACGCGCGCCGGTACACCCGGGAGCGCACCACGGCTCTCGCCCTCCAGCGCAGTCTGCTGCCCCAGGCGATGGCGGGGCAGGCGGCGGTCGAGTTCGCCTCCCGCTATCTGCCGGCGCTGTCGCAGGCCGGAGTGGGCGGCGACTGGTTCGACGTGATCCCGCTGTCCGGGACCCGGGTGGCACTGGTCGTCGGGGACGTCGTCGGACACGGCATCCACGCCTCCGTCACCATGGGCCGGCTCCGCACGGCCGTCTGGACCCTCGCCGACGTCGATCTGCCCCCGGACGAGCTGCTCACGCACCTGGACGACCTGGTCGGGCACCTGGCGGCCGACGAGAGCTCGATGGACGGGGAGATCGGCGCCACCTGCCTGTACGCGGTCTACGACCCGGTGTCCCGCCACTGCACGATCGCCTCGGCCGGACATCCGCCGCCCGTCCTGCTGCTCCCGGACGGAACGGTGGAGGTCGTCGAGGTCGCGGCGGGGCCGATGCTCGGGGTCGGAGGGCTGCCGTTCGAGGCCACCGAACTGGACCTGCCCGAGGGCGCGGTGCTGGCCCTCTACACGGACGGCCTGGTCGAGGCCCGCGATCTCGACGTGGACGCGGGCACCGCGGCGCTGTGCACCTCCCTGGCCGCCCCGGCCCGCAACCTCGAGGACGCGTGCGACAACGTCCTCAAGGCCCTGCTCCCGGAGCGCCCCGCCGACGACGTGGCCCTGCTCCTGGCCCGCACCCGCGCGCTGGACGCCGGGCAGGTGGCCGTCTGGGACCTGGAGGCCGATCCCGCGGTGGTCGCGACCGCCCGGCAGTACGCCACGGAGCAGCTGACCCGCTGGGGTCTCGACGAGGCCGCGTTCGTCACGGAACTCGTGGTGAGCGAGCTGGTCACGAACGCCATCCGGTACGGCGGTGCCCCCATCCAGCTGAGGCTCATCCGTGACCGCGCCCTGATCTGCGAGGTCTCCGACGCCAGCAGCACCTCGCCGCACCTGCGCCGGGCCCGCACGTTCGACGAGGGCGGCCGCGGCCTGCTGCTCGTCGCCCAGCTCACCGACCGCTGGGGTACGCGCCCCAGCGGCGCCGGGAAGACCATCTGGGCCGAGCAGGCACTACCGGTGCAGTGA